The following coding sequences lie in one Sinorhizobium fredii USDA 257 genomic window:
- a CDS encoding ribonuclease D: MANTIRFHEGDISAADATRYSGAIAIDTETLGLVPRRDRLCVVQLSPGDGTADVIRIAAGQKEAPNLVAMLADPARQKIFHYGRFDIAVLFHTFGVTSTPVFCTKIASRLTRTYTDRHGLKDNLKELLDVDISKQQQSSDWAADILSPAQLEYAASDVLHLHALRDKLTARLLRDGRMEHADACFAFLPTRAKLDLLGWEETDIFAHS, encoded by the coding sequence ATGGCGAATACAATACGGTTCCACGAAGGTGACATTTCCGCGGCCGACGCGACCCGCTATAGCGGCGCGATCGCCATCGACACGGAAACGCTCGGCCTCGTTCCCCGCCGCGACCGTCTCTGCGTCGTGCAGCTTTCGCCGGGCGACGGTACCGCCGACGTGATCCGTATCGCCGCCGGCCAGAAAGAGGCGCCGAACCTCGTGGCGATGCTTGCCGACCCAGCGCGTCAGAAGATTTTTCATTACGGCCGCTTCGACATCGCGGTGCTGTTCCACACCTTTGGTGTGACCTCTACGCCTGTTTTCTGCACCAAGATCGCCTCGCGGCTGACCCGCACCTACACGGACCGCCACGGCCTCAAGGACAACCTCAAGGAACTGCTCGACGTCGATATTTCGAAGCAGCAGCAGTCCTCCGATTGGGCCGCCGATATCCTCTCGCCGGCGCAGCTCGAATATGCCGCCTCGGACGTGCTTCACCTGCATGCGCTGCGCGACAAGCTGACGGCACGGCTGCTGCGCGACGGCCGCATGGAACACGCCGACGCCTGCTTCGCCTTCCTGCCGACGCGCGCCAAGCTCGACCTGCTCGGCTGGGAGGAGACGGATATTTTCGCCCATAGCTGA
- a CDS encoding YqaA family protein: MVAAALSAETSRTALFFAATGGNVLGALVNFALGRFAIRFENRRWFPVSPQARQKAEALFGRYGQPVLLFSWLPIVGDPLTLAAGLLRTPLAVFLAYVTIGKAARYAALLWLTPS; the protein is encoded by the coding sequence GTGGTGGCCGCGGCCCTTTCGGCCGAAACGAGCCGGACCGCGCTGTTTTTTGCCGCGACCGGCGGCAATGTGCTCGGCGCCCTCGTCAATTTCGCACTCGGCCGCTTCGCAATCCGATTCGAAAACCGGCGCTGGTTTCCGGTCTCGCCGCAGGCGCGGCAAAAAGCCGAGGCGCTCTTCGGGCGCTACGGCCAGCCGGTGCTGCTTTTCTCCTGGCTACCGATCGTCGGCGATCCGCTGACGCTTGCCGCTGGACTGCTCCGGACGCCGCTCGCCGTGTTCCTCGCCTATGTGACCATCGGGAAGGCGGCGCGCTATGCCGCGCTGCTGTGGCTGACGCCCTCCTGA
- a CDS encoding SelT/SelW/SelH family protein has translation MSDKPRVTILYCTQCNWLLRAGWMAQELLSTFADTLGEVALIPGTGGNFEIRVDGELVWERKRDGGFPGPKELKQRIRDVIEPERDLGHVDRT, from the coding sequence ATGAGTGACAAGCCGCGCGTCACGATCCTCTACTGCACCCAGTGCAACTGGCTGCTGCGCGCCGGCTGGATGGCGCAGGAGCTGCTGTCGACCTTCGCCGACACGCTTGGCGAAGTGGCGCTCATCCCCGGCACCGGCGGCAATTTCGAGATCCGCGTCGATGGCGAGCTCGTCTGGGAACGCAAGCGCGATGGCGGCTTTCCGGGTCCGAAGGAATTGAAGCAGCGAATTCGTGATGTGATCGAGCCGGAGCGCGATCTCGGCCACGTCGACAGGACTTGA
- a CDS encoding DoxX family protein: MTDTTATNSRPRPILPALEKIYLPLDTFAETLLRVLAGALLVTHGYGKILDPFGAVGMVEGLGFYPGVFWSPLLSATEFFGGIFIAIGFLTRPAALAATIVLLVTVYFHGIVQGQGLGGAEKSILWAAITFFFAIRGANGQSVDAKVGKQF, from the coding sequence ATGACCGACACCACCGCAACCAACAGCCGCCCGCGCCCGATCCTGCCGGCGCTTGAAAAGATCTACCTGCCGCTCGACACCTTCGCCGAAACGCTGCTGCGCGTCCTGGCCGGTGCGCTGCTCGTCACTCATGGCTACGGCAAGATCCTCGACCCCTTCGGCGCCGTCGGCATGGTGGAGGGGCTCGGCTTCTATCCGGGCGTCTTCTGGTCGCCGCTGCTTTCCGCCACCGAATTCTTCGGCGGCATCTTCATCGCCATCGGCTTCCTGACCCGGCCCGCGGCCCTTGCCGCCACCATCGTTCTGCTCGTCACAGTCTATTTCCACGGTATCGTCCAGGGTCAGGGCCTCGGCGGCGCCGAAAAGTCGATCCTCTGGGCGGCGATCACCTTCTTCTTCGCCATCCGCGGTGCCAACGGCCAGTCGGTCGACGCCAAAGTCGGCAAGCAGTTCTGA
- a CDS encoding GFA family protein: protein MSEAIEGGCFCGRVRYRLRRPPMFVHCCHCRDCQRQVGSAFVINGIVEAENVVLLRGEPAIVSLSTDSGRPHDVYRCADCQSALWSDYGRRKWLSFLRLATLDRPSAFAPDVHIYTRSKLGWVPLMAGARVFDAYYDVQAEWPEESLARLNEARAKGKGQARS, encoded by the coding sequence ATGAGTGAAGCGATCGAAGGCGGCTGCTTCTGCGGTCGCGTCCGCTATCGGCTGAGGCGGCCGCCGATGTTCGTGCATTGCTGCCATTGCCGCGATTGCCAGCGGCAGGTTGGCAGCGCCTTCGTGATCAACGGCATCGTCGAGGCGGAAAATGTCGTACTCTTGCGGGGAGAGCCCGCAATAGTGTCGCTTTCAACCGACAGCGGCCGGCCGCACGACGTCTATCGCTGCGCCGATTGCCAGTCGGCGCTCTGGAGCGATTATGGCCGGCGCAAGTGGCTCTCCTTCCTGCGTCTCGCGACGCTCGACCGGCCGTCGGCATTTGCGCCGGACGTCCATATCTACACGCGCTCGAAACTCGGCTGGGTGCCGCTGATGGCGGGGGCGAGGGTCTTCGACGCCTACTACGACGTTCAGGCGGAATGGCCGGAGGAGAGTCTGGCGCGATTGAATGAGGCCCGCGCCAAGGGGAAGGGGCAGGCGCGGTCGTGA
- the lepA gene encoding translation elongation factor 4 translates to MRPMSTPSSKTPLSHIRNFSIVAHIDHGKSTLADRLIQSTGGLAEREMSEQVLDSMDIERERGITIKAQTVRLHYKANDGDTYVLNLIDTPGHVDFAYEVSRSLSACEGSLLVVDASQGVEAQTLANVYQAIDNNHELVTVLNKIDLPAAEPERIKEQIEEVIGIDASDAVLISAKTGLGIPDVLEAIVHKLPAPKSLGGDAAPLKALLVDSWYDAYLGVMVLVRVIDGTLKKGMTIRMMGTDAKYQVERVGVLTPKMVAMDSLGPGEIGFITASIKEVADTRVGDTITEDKRPTAKALPGFKPAQPVVFCGLFPVDAADFEDLRSAMGKLRLNDASFSFEMESSAALGFGFRCGFLGLLHLEIIQERLEREFDLDLIATAPSVVYKLFMNDGSERELHNPADMPDVVKIAEIHEPWIRATILTPDDYLGGILKLCQDRRGIQVELTYVGSRAMLTYDLPLNEVVFDFYDRLKSISKGYASFDYQITDHREGNLVKMSILVNGEPVDALSMMVHRMAAEKRGREMCEKLKELIPKHMFKIPIQAAIGGNVIARETISALRKDVTAKCYGGDATRKRKLLEKQKAGKKRMRQFGKVEIPQEAFIAALKMGDE, encoded by the coding sequence ATGCGGCCCATGAGCACACCATCTTCCAAGACGCCCCTGTCGCATATCCGCAACTTCTCGATCGTGGCCCATATCGACCACGGCAAATCGACGCTGGCCGATCGGCTGATCCAGTCGACCGGCGGTCTTGCCGAACGCGAGATGTCCGAGCAGGTGCTGGACAGCATGGACATTGAGCGCGAGCGCGGCATCACCATCAAGGCCCAGACCGTGCGGCTGCACTACAAGGCCAATGACGGCGACACCTATGTGCTGAACCTGATCGACACGCCCGGCCACGTCGACTTCGCCTACGAGGTTTCGCGCTCGCTGTCGGCCTGCGAGGGCTCGCTGCTCGTCGTCGACGCCAGCCAGGGCGTCGAAGCCCAGACTCTCGCCAATGTCTATCAGGCGATCGACAACAACCACGAGCTCGTCACCGTGCTCAACAAGATCGACCTCCCGGCGGCCGAGCCCGAGCGGATCAAGGAGCAGATCGAGGAGGTGATCGGCATCGACGCCTCCGACGCCGTGCTGATCTCAGCGAAGACCGGCCTCGGCATTCCGGACGTGCTCGAAGCGATCGTCCACAAGCTGCCGGCGCCGAAGAGCCTCGGCGGCGACGCCGCTCCGTTGAAGGCGCTGCTCGTCGACAGCTGGTACGACGCCTACCTCGGGGTCATGGTTCTGGTGCGCGTCATCGACGGAACCCTGAAAAAGGGCATGACCATCCGCATGATGGGAACGGATGCGAAATACCAGGTGGAGCGCGTCGGCGTGCTGACGCCGAAGATGGTTGCGATGGATTCGCTCGGCCCCGGCGAGATCGGCTTCATCACCGCCTCGATCAAGGAAGTGGCCGATACCCGCGTCGGCGATACAATCACCGAAGACAAGCGGCCGACGGCCAAGGCACTGCCGGGTTTCAAGCCGGCCCAGCCCGTCGTTTTCTGCGGTCTATTTCCCGTCGACGCCGCCGACTTCGAGGACCTGCGCTCCGCGATGGGCAAGTTGCGCCTTAACGATGCGTCTTTCTCGTTCGAAATGGAATCCTCCGCCGCGCTCGGCTTTGGCTTCCGCTGCGGCTTCCTCGGCCTTCTGCACCTTGAAATCATCCAGGAGCGGCTGGAGCGCGAATTCGATCTTGATCTGATCGCGACCGCGCCATCGGTCGTCTACAAGCTGTTCATGAACGATGGCTCAGAGCGTGAGCTTCACAACCCCGCCGACATGCCGGATGTCGTCAAGATCGCTGAAATCCACGAACCGTGGATTCGCGCGACGATCCTAACGCCCGATGATTATCTCGGCGGCATCCTGAAGCTCTGTCAGGATCGGCGCGGCATCCAAGTCGAACTCACCTATGTCGGCAGCCGAGCAATGCTGACCTACGACCTGCCGCTCAACGAAGTTGTTTTCGATTTCTATGACCGGCTGAAGTCGATTTCCAAGGGCTACGCCTCCTTCGACTACCAGATCACCGACCACCGGGAAGGCAACCTTGTGAAGATGTCTATCCTCGTCAACGGCGAGCCGGTAGACGCGCTGTCGATGATGGTGCACCGCATGGCGGCGGAAAAGCGCGGCCGCGAAATGTGCGAGAAGCTGAAAGAGCTGATCCCGAAGCATATGTTCAAGATCCCGATCCAGGCCGCCATCGGGGGCAATGTGATCGCGCGCGAAACCATCTCGGCACTGCGCAAGGACGTGACCGCCAAGTGTTACGGCGGCGACGCCACCCGCAAACGCAAGCTTCTGGAAAAGCAGAAGGCCGGCAAGAAGCGCATGCGCCAGTTCGGCAAGGTGGAGATCCCGCAGGAGGCGTTTATCGCCGCGCTGAAGATGGGCGACGAGTGA
- a CDS encoding MFS transporter, which produces MERDRSSLLSIASIVTSMTAVAIGNGMMLAYVPFVLTRSAAPDWVPGAAVTAIAFGGLIGCVLAGPLIRRVGHARAFSCSMALVILAAVLISLGVHPILWIFARALYGAAANTNFIITQSWLNHASDNHWRGKAMALFYMAYVIGLGAGAWLFGRIPVEGNFAPIVTIFFTALAILPIGLTRLPTPPAPGKVSIDIAMAWRNSPVAFIGVLASGGLSMLVQGFTPIYAAANAMTQKDVATLMFIMQFGLLVIQYPMGALSDRIDRRIVLIATCALIVAAGFAALVVSVDSLPLLLLAFALFAGAVETVYSIANAHANDRTDPADFVPLASTMLVAWSAAATLVPMLVTLLTPAFGPQLFIYATMTVAVLYAAFVLVRLRLRERVPPQQCETFELRSAQVPNAGALAEAEAPSE; this is translated from the coding sequence ATGGAAAGGGACCGTTCGTCGCTTCTGTCGATTGCCAGCATCGTCACGTCGATGACGGCTGTCGCGATCGGCAACGGCATGATGCTCGCCTACGTCCCCTTCGTGCTGACGCGCTCCGCGGCACCGGACTGGGTTCCAGGCGCTGCGGTCACGGCAATCGCCTTCGGCGGCCTGATCGGCTGCGTGCTGGCGGGCCCGCTGATCCGCCGCGTCGGACATGCGCGGGCCTTCTCCTGCTCAATGGCACTGGTCATTCTCGCGGCCGTGCTGATCAGCCTCGGAGTCCATCCCATTCTCTGGATCTTCGCGCGCGCACTCTATGGAGCGGCCGCAAACACGAATTTCATCATCACCCAGAGCTGGCTGAACCACGCGAGCGACAACCATTGGCGCGGCAAGGCCATGGCGCTCTTCTACATGGCCTATGTGATCGGGCTTGGGGCCGGCGCCTGGCTGTTTGGGCGCATCCCGGTCGAAGGCAATTTCGCGCCGATCGTGACGATCTTCTTCACGGCGCTCGCCATCCTGCCAATCGGGCTGACGCGCCTGCCGACGCCGCCCGCACCCGGCAAGGTCAGCATCGACATCGCCATGGCCTGGCGCAACTCCCCGGTCGCCTTTATCGGCGTGCTTGCCTCCGGCGGACTCTCGATGCTGGTGCAGGGGTTCACGCCGATCTATGCCGCCGCCAACGCGATGACCCAGAAGGACGTGGCGACGCTGATGTTCATCATGCAGTTCGGATTGCTGGTCATCCAATATCCGATGGGCGCGCTTTCCGACCGCATCGACCGGCGCATCGTGCTGATCGCCACCTGCGCCCTGATCGTGGCGGCGGGCTTCGCGGCGCTCGTCGTCTCCGTCGATAGCCTTCCCCTGCTGTTGCTCGCCTTCGCGCTCTTCGCCGGCGCCGTCGAAACGGTCTACTCGATTGCCAATGCGCATGCCAACGATCGCACTGATCCGGCCGATTTCGTGCCGCTCGCCAGCACCATGCTCGTCGCCTGGTCGGCGGCGGCGACGCTGGTGCCGATGCTGGTGACCCTGCTGACGCCCGCCTTTGGGCCGCAGCTGTTTATCTACGCGACGATGACGGTGGCGGTCCTCTATGCGGCCTTCGTGCTGGTCCGCCTGCGGCTGCGTGAACGCGTGCCGCCGCAGCAATGCGAGACCTTCGAACTCAGAAGCGCGCAGGTGCCGAATGCGGGGGCGCTCGCCGAGGCCGAAGCGCCTTCGGAATAG
- a CDS encoding helix-turn-helix domain-containing protein, producing the protein MEQAITSLEQTIGERVRELRTIQALTLDELATRSGVSRAMISRIERGEASPTAQLLARLCSALGTTLSALFASTAANVSPVARRAEQRLWRDPESGYLRRSVSPEGLGSPVDIVEVEFPPGARVVFERQPGDRGITQHLWLFSGRLELTMESGPQVLEAGDCLFMGLEEAHIFHNPYDDPAHYAVILCRTKV; encoded by the coding sequence ATGGAACAGGCGATCACCTCCCTTGAACAGACGATCGGCGAACGTGTACGTGAGCTGCGCACGATTCAGGCTCTCACGCTCGACGAACTGGCGACGCGCTCCGGGGTTAGCCGCGCCATGATCTCGCGCATCGAGCGCGGCGAGGCAAGCCCGACGGCGCAGTTGCTGGCAAGACTCTGCAGCGCGCTCGGTACGACGCTCTCGGCGCTTTTTGCCTCAACCGCGGCGAACGTCTCCCCGGTGGCACGCCGGGCGGAGCAGCGGCTCTGGCGCGATCCGGAAAGCGGCTATCTGCGCCGATCAGTATCGCCGGAGGGTCTCGGCTCGCCGGTCGATATCGTCGAGGTCGAGTTTCCGCCGGGCGCCCGCGTCGTCTTCGAGCGCCAGCCCGGCGACCGCGGCATCACCCAGCATCTCTGGCTTTTCTCCGGCCGGCTGGAACTGACAATGGAGAGCGGGCCGCAGGTGCTCGAGGCCGGCGACTGCCTGTTCATGGGGCTCGAAGAGGCCCACATCTTCCACAATCCCTATGACGACCCGGCGCATTACGCCGTCATCCTCTGCCGCACCAAGGTTT